The region TACCAACATATTGTTTATTTAAATTGTCTTTTCTCATATTTTAAATCCTATTAGAGCCATATCATCATTTCTTTCAAAATCACCTTGATACTCCATCATTTCATAAAGAAGAATCTCTTGTTGGTCAGCAAATGGTAATTTGTAATTTTCTTCAAGAAGTTTTTTAAATCTTCTTTTACCAAATGGAAATCCTTTTTTACCTCCATTTTGGTCTATATATCCATCAGTTGAAATATAAAATTGCATACCTTTGTTTAACTCTATAGTATGCTCTGTAAACTGATAATTCTTATCAGATTTTTTATATCCAATAGATTGTCTATCCCCTTTTAATACAGTGAAAACTCCATCCTCTTCATAGAAAAGAGAAGTCTCTGCTCCTGCAAATTTCATTATATTATTTTTTTTATTATAATAAAGAATTCCACCATCAAAGCCAGCATTTGAAATAGAAGTTTCATCTTCTTGTTTTAATAAATGTTTCATACTTTTATTAAAAATTGATAATATTTTTGCAGGGTTAACAATCTCATCTGTATTTTTTATATTTGATATAATTTGTCTCTCTATTGCTTTTACCAACATAGTTACAAATGCACCAGGAACTCCATGCCCTGTACAATCAATAACCATTAATATACATTCATCTTCATCTCTTAGTTCTTCAAATAAATATATATCTCCACCAACAATATCTTTAGGCTTCCAAATTGCAAAATAGTCAATAAAAAATTTTTTAAAAGATGAGTTTTCTGGGATTAATGCATGTTGGATTAAAGAAGCATATTCAATACTATCTTGAGTTTGTTGGTGAATAAGTTCAATCTCTTTTTTCGCATTTTCTAAATCTATAGTTCTTTCTTCCACTTTAAGCTCAAGATTTTTACTTAAATCTTCTACGATTTTTTTATTTGTAATATCTTGACTTATAGCCTTATATCCTATAAGTTTTGAATTTTTATCATAATCTGGTTCTATTTTTGAAAAAAGCCAATATACTGAGCCATCTTTTCTTTTATTTTTTATTTCACCTTCCCATATTTTTTCATTTTTTAGATTTTTCCAAAGATGTTTAAATATTTTTTGTGACATATCTGGATGTCGTATTATATTATGTGATTGACCTATTAATTCTTCAATTGTATATCCAGAGGTATTGCAAAATGCAGTACTTACTTTTGTAATATTTCCTTTTTTATCTGTATTTGAAAAGATTACATTTTTATCTAAAGATGTTAAAGTATTTTCAAGTTGTTCTTTTTGATTTTTGATATCTGCTGTTTTCTTATCAACAAGCTGTCTTAATTTTTTATTCCAGTATACTATGATAGCTATAATAATTAGAATGATGATAATTATAGGTAAAACATATGATAAAACTTTTTTAAGGGAAAAACCTTTATTCTCTTCAACTTTTACCTTAACCCAACCATTATATATTTTTTCTCTATCTTTTTCTGATATTGTTTTAAAAACTTTATTTACTATTGACAGCAACTCTGGCATTTTAGGATTTATTAGGTAGTGGTGGTTAAAGTCTTTTCCCGTTTGACCAGCAAGTTTAAGATTATCTTTTCCTATTTTTGAGATATTATATAGTGCAGGGGCAATATGACCTATAAAAACATCAGCTTCATGGTTAGATACTTTTAATAAAGCTTCAAAAATACTTCTTGTTTCTATAATTTTAATATCCGGGTATAGAGCTTTTATGTAATTATAACTTGTAAAATATTTTGGTATAGCAAACACTTTATCTTTGATCTTATCCAGAGATTCAACATAATCAATATTTTCATTTGTAACGATAACCATAGGATATGAAGCATATCGATTTGAAACTAAACCTAAAAGTATTTCTTCTTTTGAATCTCCAATTCCAGGTACTAAATCAATTTCCCCTTTTTTAAATTTATCAAGTACATCAGGCCAAGAGCTAGATGGAACAAATTTAAATTCAATACCTGACACTTCTGATACTATATTTAAATAATCTCCCATAATTCCTGACATAGAACCATTTTCAATAATTGATAAAGGTTTCCAGTTTACTTCACTATATTTTATTACAGTTTTTTTATCTAACCAATTGTATTCTTTTTTACTAAAATTAATTTTTCTTTTTTCATCAAACCATTTTAGTTTGAGCTTATCTATATCTTGGATAGAGACTTTTCTCATGGCTTTTGTTATTATTGAATGTAATTGTGGTGCATCATTTCTTACTGCAATATATAAGTTTTCCATCTCTGGATCATCAGCTTTTACATCAGCTGTATATTTTAAACCTTTAATCACATTTTCATGCATAATATTATTTAGAATTGCCGTTTTACCTAAAGTTGCATCAACTTCTCCATATACTACAGCTTTTATAGTACTAAGTGTGTCATCATAGGTTATAATTTCTATTTTTGGATATTTGTTTTTTAAATATTTTTCATATACAAAGCCTTTTATAACAGATACTTTTTTTCCAAAAAGAGACTCTATGTCTATAATATCTTTTCTATTATCTTTTGTTAATATTGAACTTACATTTCTTGCATAAACATTTACGTAAGAGAGCTTTTCTTCCCTATCTTTTGTTCTTGCAATATTCATCATAATATCAATTTCTTTATTATAGGCTCTATTTAATGATTCATCCCAAGTTCCAGTAACAAACTCTATTTTAAATCCAGCAATTTTTGATAATAAATTTATATAGTCTATAGAATAGCCAAGTGGAAAACCATTTTTATTGAAGTTAAAAGGTGCCCAATCATATTCATTGTGAACTTTAACAGTAGGATGTTTATTTAGCCATTCTTTTTCCTCTTTTGTTAACTCTATACTAACCTTTTGTTTTTTTGAACAAACTTCCATTCTACCAATAAGCTCATCTTTATAGGTGATTTCATATTTCTCTTTTTTACACTCTATTTGAAGATACACTTCATCAAAATTTTCTTGTATTATTTCATGTTCTCTATTTTTATATAAAAACAAGAATCTTTTGTTTGTCAAAGAATCATATAAAGTGATATAGTTGATTTGTTCATTTTTGTCCATATGATTTTTTAAAATATTAATTACTTCATTTTCATCTAAAACATAAAAGGGATTGGCAATTTGATTAGCTATATCTTTATTTGTAATTACAGCAAAGGAGCTAGTAACAAATAGAAATATTGTAAGAAATATTTTGAATATCATTTAAGAGGCTTTATATATTTATTGATACGTTTTAAAGTATTATCTTTAACATTTTTTGAACAGATTAGATATCGTTTATTTCCTTTTGGGATATTTTTTATCCTAAAAAATTTAAGACTTTTATTTAGTGAATCATCTAATAAAACTTTTGCTTCCTCTTCTGAAATAAAAATATAATCAGCTCTTTTTGCTGCAATCATTGAAATCATTTTTTTATTATCTGTATAAACTATTTTATTTTTTGTCTTGAACTTTTCTATTTTTTCATCTAAAAATGTACCATAGGAGTAAGAAGCTTTGGTAAGTAAGCTTAAGTTTTTGTTTTTTAATAAATTATCAATAGAAATATTTTTTAGTATATTTTCATTTTCAGTTCTTGAGATGATTCCCAAGGGTTTATCTTGATACAAAGGATAAGAGAACTTTGCAAATTTTTCTCTTTGCATATTTCTAAACCAGCCAATTGCACACATTTTATTTATATTTGCTTTTATTTCATAAAGGTGTCTTTTGGATGGTTTTTCTTTTAATTGATATTTTATTCCGGAGTATTTTAAAGCTTCTATTGTAGGTGTAGCAACTAAGCCTTTTATTGAGTTTGAATCTTTTTTTACATAAGGTATACGCTCTTCATATACAATGATTAGAGAATCTTCTGCTTTGAGTAATATTATAAAAAAAGTTGTTAAAAACAGAATTATTCTAAACATTTTCATCCTTTAGTATATAATTATATTATAATGTAGATAAAAAGTAATTGCAAAGTTATATTATTTATTATACAAAAGTTGTATTAAAGTATATTTTTGTAATTATTATTTAAACAAATAATTAAGGCATCTTATGAAATTTTTAGTTGTTGATGATTCTAATATTGCAAGGAAAAGATTAAATTCATACCTAAATGAATTAAATTATATAGTTTTAGGAGAAGCAATTGATGGATTAGATGCTATAGATAAATTTATTTTATTAAAGCCTTCTATTGTCACACTAGATTCAGAAATGCCAAATTTAAATGGAATAGATACTGCAAAGAGATTACTTGAAATAAACCCTAATGTAAAAATTATGTTAATAACTTCTATTATAGATAAAAAAGAGATTATTAATGCATATAGAATAGGGATAAAAAAAGTTATTACAAAACCCTTTTCAATGGAAAAATTAAAAGAATCTATTGAAGAGATAAAAGGTTAAGATATGAATATAAAGATGATTCAAGATATTGTAGAAGAAGATGGAATTATATTTTTAACTTATGGTGGTTTTCTTTCTCAATCATTAATCTCATCAATGATGGAGGCTTTAGAAAAAGAAGCAAAAGAGAGTGATTTAAATTTAGGTGTAGCAAGTAATATTTTTACTATTTTTATTGAATTGACACAAAATATGATGAATTATTCAAAAACAAAAAATGCTGATTGTGATAAATTGAATCCACAAGGATTGATTGTTGTTACAAAAGATTTAGAAGAAAACTATTTTATACACAGTCAAAATATTATTACACAAAAAGATAAAGATAAAATTCAACCAAAATTAGAAGAGTTGATTGATTTAGATAGAGAAGGGGTAAAAAAAAGATATAGAGAATTAAGAAGAAGTGGTAAAGATACCCATGGCAAAGGTGGGGGAATTGGCTTTTATGAAATTGCAAAAAGAAGTGATGAAATAAAATTTAGTTTTAGGGAAATAAACAAAGATAAATTTTATTTTCATTTTATAGCAAAAATTGTTACAAATAAGGAGAAGTAATTAATGGAAAATTTAATAATCAAGGAAACAAAATATACTCCTTCTATAAAACTTGATGTTGAAAAAGGCTTGATTGAACTTATTGGGAAGTCTTATCCTGAAAATACATTTGAGTTTTATAAACCAATGTTAGAGTGGGTTGAAGAATATTTTGAAAATAATGGGGATAAAAAAACTATAGTAAATATGGAGATAATTTACTTTAATTCAAGTAGTTCTAAACTATTTTTTGATTTTTTTGACCTTTTAGAAGAAGCACATAATAATGACAAGTCTATTGAAATAAATTGGATTTATGATGAAGAAAATGAAAGTGCTTTAGAAGCTGGTGAAGATTTTAAAGAGGATTTCGTAGGTTTAAATTTTAATTTAATTGAAAAATAATTTATTGGAAATCATATGTTTAGAAATGAAAATAAACTAGTTTCAGAACTTCACGAATTACAAGATAGCTTTAAAAAAACAACTGATAAGTTAATAAAAGATATTAATAGACATGATAAAATCATGGCTCAAAGTGATAAAAGACAACAAAAAGAGTATGATGAACTTCAAATAAGACTTAAAGAGGTTGAGGCTTTAAGTAAAGAGATAGAAGAGACTCAAAGAGAAGTTGTATTTACTATGGGTGCTATTGGAGAAAGTAGAAGTAAAGAAACTGGAAACCATGTAAAAAGAGTGGCTGAATATTCGAAAGTATTTGCTTTATATTATGGATTGCCCAAAAAAGAAGCAGAGATGTTAAAACAAGCAAGTCCTATGCACGATATAGGAAAAGTTGCTATTCCTGATTCAGTATTAAATAAACCAGGAAGATTTAACGAAGAGGAAAGAAAAATCATGGATACCCATGCTCAATTGGGTTATGATATGTTAAAACACTCAAATAGATCTTTGTTAAAATGTGCAGCAACAGTAGCTTATGAACATCATGAAAAGTGGGATGGAACAGGATATCCAAACAAGTTAAAAGGTGAAGATATTCACATCTATGGAAGAATAACAGCAATGGCTGATGTTTTTGATGCTTTAGGTAGTGATAGATGTTATAAAAAAGCTTGGGATGATGAGAGAATTTTTAATCTTTTTAAAGAGGAAAAAGGAAAACATTTTGACCCAAAACTTGTAGATATATTTTTTGAACATTTAGATGATTTTTTAGAGATAAGAGAGAGTTTAAAAGATGAATATGAGGGTTAACTTATTGTAAACTTTTAAACCAAAGTTTACAAATGTTTGTATAGATTTTTATATAATTAGTTAATAAAAATTTATACTCTTTTTTCACTTTTTTAAAATAGCTTTTTAATACATATTTTAGTAGCTTTTTCTCAACACCAAACTCTACACAAACAGTTGCCAAATCAAAAAATACACTATTTACTCCAGCATATTCCCAATCTATAAATCTGATTTTTGAGTTAAAAAATATGATGTTTTTGGGATTTAAATCATGGTGTGTTGTAACAAGATAGTTATCGTATCTTTTTATTTTTTTTAATATTTTTTTAGTTTCTAAAATAGTAGTTTTTGATTCTTTGTCTTTTAATATTTTTTTATAGTTAGATAAATCTTTTTCAATCTTATATGGTCTTTGATTTACTTTTATTTTATGTAGCTTTTTTATAGTTTTTAAAAGGTTTTTTAGTTCAGTTTTTTTTAGAGTTTCTTTATGCTCTCCTTTTAAAAACTCAGTAATCATAAAACTTTTATTCATATATAAAGGTTTTGAAGCAATATTTATTTGAGAAGCTTTTTTTTGAATAAAAAACTCAAAGTCTCTACTAATATTTACACTACTATTATCTTTAAATACTCTTATTAAATAGTTAGCTTTATTTGTTGTAAGTTTATAATTTATATTGCAAAAGCCTTGAATAGGAAGTTTTTCAATACTTTCAAGGTTTTCATTTGTGAATAATGAAAGTTTTTCAAGCTCTTTGATGTTCATAGTCACTTTTCCATTTTTTATAAGCAACAATTGCTAAAATAGTATATATTAAAAACAAAATAGCTGTTAGATTTAATCCTTTTTGAATATAAATATAAATTGAAACACTATCAATAACAATCCAATAAATCCAGTTTTCTATAATCTTTTGGGCTAGCATATAAGTTGAAAATATTGCAAATACAGTTGTAAAAGAATCAATATATGCAAAATCAGCATTTGTATAGTTATCCATAAAAAAGCCTAAAATAGTAGAGATACCAGCTAAAACTGTTATGATTTTTATATTTTTAGATAATCCATAAGAAGAGATTTCTAGCTCTTTTGTTTTGATATTATTTCCATACTTCCATACATACCAACCATATACAGCCATTACTAAGTAATAGATATTTAAAGCACTATCCATTAGTAATGAAACATCAAAAAATATTATCGAATAAATCAATGTAGAGAAAAATGCAGCAACCCAACACCATAAACTTTGTTTAATGGCTAAAAGTAAATAAGCTATAGCTAAAATCATAGCTATAGCTTCCCATGTTGTCATTAACTTAAATGACTCCAAAATAGTGCTTAAAAAGTTTTCTATTATTTGTCCTTATTTACCTAAAAGTTCAACAATTTTTGGTTCTATATCTTTTGGTTCTGTTACTGAACCATATCTTTGAATAATTTTACCATTTTTATCTATTAAGAACTTTGTAAAATTCCATTTAATAGCTTCTGTTCCTAAAACTCCAGGAGAATTGCTTTTTAGATATTTGTATAATGGTGTCGCGTCATCACCATTTACATCAACTTTTGAAAACATATCAAAGTTCACTCCAAATGTAAGACTACAAAACTCTTTAATCTCTTCATTAGTACCTGGCTCTTGATTTGCAAACTGATTTGAAGGGAAACCTAAAATCATAAAATCTTCATTTTTATACTTTTCAAAAAGATTTTCCAAACCTTCATATTGACCTGTAAACCCACACTTACTAGCTACATTTACTATCAATAAAACTTTGTCTTTATATTTAGACATTGATACCTCTTTCCCATCAATATCCTTAACTGTAAAATCATATATACTCATAGAACTCTCCTTTGCAAAAATAGATGTAGAAAAAATCAAAAACATAAAAAATATTTTTTTAAGTGTCATTTTAAATCCTTTTTTATAGTTTATTATAAAAAAGGATAGGTTTGTATATATTTAAAATCGATTGATAAAGTTTAAGGGTTTTATAATTCATTGTATTTAGTCTATTTTAACAGTCTTTTTAAGAACTTCTACATAAATATATTATTTAATTTTTCTATATAAATTTCATGCATTTAGCATATCAAATTGTCACTAGTATATTCAAACGTCTATATTTTGTTAAACTGTAGCTACTATTTTTCTTTTTACCAATAGTAGAGATTCATTCAATCGGAGTGCATCTTTATCTAACATAAATAAGGATTAAAATGTTATTTAATCCTTAATATTCTATTTATATAGATAGTTCTATTGTTCTTTATCAGTTTGATATATTGTGTTTATCATTTTTGTTGGAATAAGATTTGATTGTTTCATATCTTCAATAAAACTTTCAGCTACAAATGACCATCCTTTATTATTTTCATCTATAGCTAATATTTTTGAATTTTGGTTAATTTCTATTTTAGAAGTTTTTTCATTATAAATTGCAGTAGAGTTTTTAGGTAAAGTTGCCTTAAATATTTCTAAAAACAATTCTATTTTTTCTTTATCCTCACTAGGAGGAACTAATTCAAGTTCTGCGATGTAATCAATTTGTGTAAAATAACCATTTTTATATTGTTGTATATCTTCTATTTTTTTAACAATTATATTTTTCATTTCAGGTGTTTTATTACTTTGATACATTTGCTCAAAAGATGTTGTTAATTGTTCTTTTGAAATTAGTTTAAATACTGGTTCATAAAGAGAATTAATCATTTTAGAAACATCTTTATCTTTCATTGCATTAATATATGTATTTAAAGCTTGTTTAACTTCACTAACTTGTGCATTATTTGCAAAACTACTTATACTTAGTAGTAAACTTAATAAGACTAATATTTTTTTCATTTTTATCCTTAATTTTCATATTTATTAAATCCTAAAGAATTAATTTTAATCAAAACGATAGTTAAATAATAATAGTCATTATAATACTAATTATTATCTAAATAAATACTTATTTATAATGTATTTTATTATTAATATGAAAAAGTTTGATTTTTTAGTATTTTAGTAACATTTATAAATATTGTATTAACTCTAATTTTATTTTGTCAAGCCCATGTCATACAAGGATTGTTACTAAAAAGTTTTGACCTATATACTATTAAGACTATATTATATAAAGATTGTTATATAAAAGTATTCATTTACTTAGTTAAAAATTTAGAATCTTTTTCTATATCAGGACAGTGTTTATAAATAGGTTCTAAAAATTCATAAAGTAATGGAACTTTATCTGGTTCTTGTATTAGAGTTTTATTTTCAAAAACAGTTGTTACTGTCGGTTCATTCATAAGTGGATGAGAGAACTCTTTTGGATTATCTAAGCCTTGTTTTTCTCTAAATTTAAGCCATGCTAAAACTTCAAAAGGGAAAAGTAAAAGAATAGGTATTTCAAGATATAACGCCTTTTCTTCACTATTTCTTCCAGTAGTTTCTAAATGTGCATCACATAAAATATAGATATATTTATCTACTTCATTTAAATTTGTAGTATCCCAGTTTTTTAGTACTATATCATAGGGATAAAACTCTTTTGGATAAAAAGCTCTTCGTTTGTTTATTTCATAAGCTGATATTTTACTATAAAGTTCAATTAGAAACCATGCTTGTAATGCCCTAGCATTTCCTCTTCTAATAATACAAGCTTTAGCATTTAAAGAATCAATTAAATCTTTTCCCATCAGTTCAACCTTATCCCATTGCGAAGCTATAATATTACTAGCAAAGAAGTTAGCTGAACGTTGCATTTCAAGATAAGGAATACCTTGTAAACATTGACAACCTTTAGAAGTTTCATGAATAGTTAGATAACTATAGTATGCATATAAAGAAAAATATTCAAAGAATTTTTCTTTATTATTTTGTGTAGTTAAAAAGTATGTAGCTCTATCAAATGAATATACTGCAAGTGAATCAAATCCTAACATAAAAGCATTTTCAGAAAAATCATCTTTATATGCATATAAAAAGTCAGATATAGCACCTCTTTGAATAAAGCCACTTTCTAAGAAATTAGAAGCATAAAGCCAATCTTTTTCTTCTATGTATTGTTGTTCTAATTTATTTTTGTATTGGGTTATTTTAGGATTATTATTCATTTGGAACCAAGCCTCGGTAATTGATTTCTTTATCATATAAAGTTAATGATATTCTTTTTAATGTATTAAAGCTTTGATCATCAAAATTACAACCTAAAAAATATTTTTTTTCTCCATCATCCAATAGCCAAGTCAATCTTGTATCATCATATTTATTTGTATAATCAGCTTTTTTACCTATTTTTTTACTTATAGTTTCATAATTATCACCTATTTCTAAGTTAAAAGGTAACTTAATAGTTGTTTCATCATTGAATACAATTTGATTAAGCCAAAGATTCCCTTCTCCTGCATGTTCTTTTTGTTTTGGTGTTAGACAATCAGTTTCAAACATCATTTCCAAGCCATAATCTTTTAAAGTAACAAATACATAAGACTGTTCAGGGTTATACACAGGTCTTTCTTCTCCAAACTCTTCTAACATATCTATTATTTTCTCATCCCACTCAGGTAGACTTAAAAGTTCTATCATATTATTTCCATCTAGTTTCATTCTTTTCCTTTATTTACAATTTTGATTTTCATTTATTTTATTTTTTAGAAACTTATCATAATCTTCTTTTCCCATCTCTTCAAGCCCTTTTTTAATCTTTTCTTTACAAAAGTTATAACCCCCAGACATAAACTCTATTGGGTCTTTTGAAAGAAACCTATGTGAAGTAGGGTCATAGTATCTAGCTCTGTAATAGTAAAGATCATGAGAGTCAAACTCTCTTCCTGTATAACAATATGGATTGTATGTTTCTACAGTTTTTATGCACTAGCATATTAACATAATATTTATTATAAATAATTTGTTATATTATTTGAAAATATCAATTTAAAAGTACTATAAAATATAAATTTCTTACACTATTAATAAGATTTAGGAGAGATTTTTATAAAGTGTAGTTTCAATCTCCAATGTAGTTTGTAATAAACTTTAACTTTAGTGAGGTCTCCAACTTTGTTATAACTGTAGTTATGGTTTTCAGTTTATTAAAAGTGGAGATTCATTCACTGTGTGGGTGTGATTCTGGGGGGTGTGATTCTTAATTTCCTTTTTTTGAGAAGTTTTCTAAAAATTGTTTTAATTTATCTGACATTAGTATTCTTTAAATCTTCACGTTTATGCCCATTTTATCAAGCATTTTTTTGTACTTCTTTATGATTTTGTTGCATCTCTTCTTCACTCATTGGTTCAACTTCCTCTTGTTGTAGTGGTGGAGTCCATTTTGCATCTAGCTCTTTATTAAAAAATGCGTAGAATTCATCTATCGGGCTATCTCCTAACATATCTGATTCTTCAATATTATTAATGGCATTTTGCATATCTTCTTTAGTTAAATATTTTTTAGCCAATGGAAAAACAACTGTCTCTAACTCTTCTTGAGTTAATTCTCTTGCATACCATTCATCTAGCCATGAAGAAAAGTATAAACCGAACTCTTCTCCCCAAGCCTTAATATATAGTCTTAAACTTGAAAACAATCCTTCATAATATACTTGGAAGCTTATTGTATTTAAAATATTTTTAACAGTTTCATCTACTCCTTCTATTTCTATGGATAAGCACTCAATTAATGTTCGAACCACACGTACATCATTAGTACCTTCAGCTATTTTAAGCAATTCATTAATTCTGTAAAACTCTTCTCTGGTATTGTCATATTGTTTGTTATATAAATGTAATAACTCATTTGCCCATTCTTGTGTATATCTAAAACTCATCTTTTTTCCTTTTATATAAATATATCACTCACTCTTTCCTATATGAATTTCTTACACTATTCATAAGATTTAGGAGAGATTTTTATAAAGTGTAGTTTCAATCTCCAATGTAGTTTGTAATAAACTTTAACTTTAGTGAGGTCTCCAACTTTGTTATAACTGTAGTTACAGTTTTAGTTTATTAAAAGTGGAGATTCTTTCACAGGGATGTGATTCTAAATCATTTATAAAAGATACAGAATTAAGATTTTTTACTACCATAACGATTATCTAGCATATTTAGTAGCTTTTCATATGAATTTTTATCTTGATGTATACTCAAAGTATTATTTATATCAGAAAATAACATTTCAATATCGTTAAAATAATTTATGTCTTCAAAAGGAACTAAAAAGTATTCATTTATAAAATCAATATCTTTTTTATAAATATCTATATTAAACTCTATATTGAAAATATTAGTTAATATATTATAAAAAGAACTTTGATTCATATTTTCTAATCCTAAATCTTGTAGTGATATTATATTGTTGACTTTTTCAATTAAAAGATTATTTTTATATGACCAGTAAAGAAACAGTCCTCTTTCCCATCCATCATAAGTAAATTCTATTGCAATATTGTCATTGTTTTCTAAATCAAAACTATACTTTGAAATAGGTTTTATACTATGAATAGTTTCTTCAAGTGTTGATTCTAAAATATAAACTTTAAATAAATTTTTTATTTTTTTATTTTTATCAACACTACTTATAATATCAATACATTCTTCATAATTTGCATACTTTTGTAAAGAAAACAAATCTTCATTTGCTAGTTTAATTGGAATATCAATCAACCATATATCATCATATTCCCATGCAATCTGAACTGTATTACTTTTTTCTGTTTTCATTTGAAAAAATGAAGCTTTTTCAGAAGATAAATCATAAAATTCTTTTATTACTTTTTCTAAAGATAAAGTTTCATCCTCTAAACTATAATCAAACTCTTCATCATATAGTGATATTTTCATAATAGCTCCTTTTCTAAAAATTTTAATGTTTTTGGTTTTGCTTTTTCTATATTACCAGACTTTACACCTCTCATTGATTCTTTTATTCCAAATTTCTTTTCGACCAAGTCTTGTATGCATGCAATTAAAGCTTGAACTA is a window of Halarcobacter sp. DNA encoding:
- a CDS encoding transporter substrate-binding domain-containing protein produces the protein MFRIILFLTTFFIILLKAEDSLIIVYEERIPYVKKDSNSIKGLVATPTIEALKYSGIKYQLKEKPSKRHLYEIKANINKMCAIGWFRNMQREKFAKFSYPLYQDKPLGIISRTENENILKNISIDNLLKNKNLSLLTKASYSYGTFLDEKIEKFKTKNKIVYTDNKKMISMIAAKRADYIFISEEEAKVLLDDSLNKSLKFFRIKNIPKGNKRYLICSKNVKDNTLKRINKYIKPLK
- a CDS encoding phosphotransferase: MNIKELEKLSLFTNENLESIEKLPIQGFCNINYKLTTNKANYLIRVFKDNSSVNISRDFEFFIQKKASQINIASKPLYMNKSFMITEFLKGEHKETLKKTELKNLLKTIKKLHKIKVNQRPYKIEKDLSNYKKILKDKESKTTILETKKILKKIKRYDNYLVTTHHDLNPKNIIFFNSKIRFIDWEYAGVNSVFFDLATVCVEFGVEKKLLKYVLKSYFKKVKKEYKFLLTNYIKIYTNICKLWFKSLQ
- a CDS encoding response regulator, producing MKFLVVDDSNIARKRLNSYLNELNYIVLGEAIDGLDAIDKFILLKPSIVTLDSEMPNLNGIDTAKRLLEINPNVKIMLITSIIDKKEIINAYRIGIKKVITKPFSMEKLKESIEEIKG
- a CDS encoding SiaB family protein kinase; its protein translation is MNIKMIQDIVEEDGIIFLTYGGFLSQSLISSMMEALEKEAKESDLNLGVASNIFTIFIELTQNMMNYSKTKNADCDKLNPQGLIVVTKDLEENYFIHSQNIITQKDKDKIQPKLEELIDLDREGVKKRYRELRRSGKDTHGKGGGIGFYEIAKRSDEIKFSFREINKDKFYFHFIAKIVTNKEK
- a CDS encoding transporter substrate-binding domain-containing protein → MIFKIFLTIFLFVTSSFAVITNKDIANQIANPFYVLDENEVINILKNHMDKNEQINYITLYDSLTNKRFLFLYKNREHEIIQENFDEVYLQIECKKEKYEITYKDELIGRMEVCSKKQKVSIELTKEEKEWLNKHPTVKVHNEYDWAPFNFNKNGFPLGYSIDYINLLSKIAGFKIEFVTGTWDESLNRAYNKEIDIMMNIARTKDREEKLSYVNVYARNVSSILTKDNRKDIIDIESLFGKKVSVIKGFVYEKYLKNKYPKIEIITYDDTLSTIKAVVYGEVDATLGKTAILNNIMHENVIKGLKYTADVKADDPEMENLYIAVRNDAPQLHSIITKAMRKVSIQDIDKLKLKWFDEKRKINFSKKEYNWLDKKTVIKYSEVNWKPLSIIENGSMSGIMGDYLNIVSEVSGIEFKFVPSSSWPDVLDKFKKGEIDLVPGIGDSKEEILLGLVSNRYASYPMVIVTNENIDYVESLDKIKDKVFAIPKYFTSYNYIKALYPDIKIIETRSIFEALLKVSNHEADVFIGHIAPALYNISKIGKDNLKLAGQTGKDFNHHYLINPKMPELLSIVNKVFKTISEKDREKIYNGWVKVKVEENKGFSLKKVLSYVLPIIIIILIIIAIIVYWNKKLRQLVDKKTADIKNQKEQLENTLTSLDKNVIFSNTDKKGNITKVSTAFCNTSGYTIEELIGQSHNIIRHPDMSQKIFKHLWKNLKNEKIWEGEIKNKRKDGSVYWLFSKIEPDYDKNSKLIGYKAISQDITNKKIVEDLSKNLELKVEERTIDLENAKKEIELIHQQTQDSIEYASLIQHALIPENSSFKKFFIDYFAIWKPKDIVGGDIYLFEELRDEDECILMVIDCTGHGVPGAFVTMLVKAIERQIISNIKNTDEIVNPAKILSIFNKSMKHLLKQEDETSISNAGFDGGILYYNKKNNIMKFAGAETSLFYEEDGVFTVLKGDRQSIGYKKSDKNYQFTEHTIELNKGMQFYISTDGYIDQNGGKKGFPFGKRRFKKLLEENYKLPFADQQEILLYEMMEYQGDFERNDDMALIGFKI
- a CDS encoding glutathione peroxidase, translating into MSIYDFTVKDIDGKEVSMSKYKDKVLLIVNVASKCGFTGQYEGLENLFEKYKNEDFMILGFPSNQFANQEPGTNEEIKEFCSLTFGVNFDMFSKVDVNGDDATPLYKYLKSNSPGVLGTEAIKWNFTKFLIDKNGKIIQRYGSVTEPKDIEPKIVELLGK
- a CDS encoding DUF1987 domain-containing protein; the encoded protein is MENLIIKETKYTPSIKLDVEKGLIELIGKSYPENTFEFYKPMLEWVEEYFENNGDKKTIVNMEIIYFNSSSSKLFFDFFDLLEEAHNNDKSIEINWIYDEENESALEAGEDFKEDFVGLNFNLIEK
- the pnuC gene encoding nicotinamide riboside transporter PnuC, whose translation is MTTWEAIAMILAIAYLLLAIKQSLWCWVAAFFSTLIYSIIFFDVSLLMDSALNIYYLVMAVYGWYVWKYGNNIKTKELEISSYGLSKNIKIITVLAGISTILGFFMDNYTNADFAYIDSFTTVFAIFSTYMLAQKIIENWIYWIVIDSVSIYIYIQKGLNLTAILFLIYTILAIVAYKKWKSDYEHQRA